A window of Pedobacter lusitanus contains these coding sequences:
- a CDS encoding TetR/AcrR family transcriptional regulator — MARNKAFDIDHKLTVARDLFWEKGYHATSINDLVDTLGLNRSSIYDTYGSKHELFLSSLTNYAQLKISEYQTAGKGADSAFSALTNIIRSVVEHTLKDDRNCLIVKSTFEVAGKNDDIRAIIVKHGKVLQEIFASLIRKAQQNGEIGTSKDPEVMAAFILSSFSGFWQQYILSGSREQVDKSVEFLISVIK, encoded by the coding sequence ATGGCCCGGAATAAAGCATTCGACATAGATCATAAATTAACGGTAGCACGTGACCTTTTCTGGGAAAAGGGTTATCATGCTACGTCAATCAATGATCTTGTAGATACGCTTGGACTTAACCGGAGCAGCATATACGACACTTATGGCAGTAAGCATGAGCTGTTTCTAAGTAGCCTGACTAATTATGCACAGTTAAAAATCAGTGAGTACCAGACTGCCGGCAAAGGAGCTGATTCAGCTTTTAGCGCATTAACCAATATCATCAGAAGTGTAGTTGAGCATACGCTAAAAGATGACAGAAACTGCCTGATTGTAAAATCGACCTTTGAAGTGGCCGGAAAAAACGATGATATCCGGGCAATCATTGTTAAACATGGAAAAGTACTGCAGGAAATATTTGCCAGCCTGATCAGAAAAGCACAGCAAAACGGAGAAATCGGCACCTCAAAAGATCCGGAAGTTATGGCTGCCTTTATTTTATCGAGCTTTAGCGGTTTCTGGCAGCAATACATTTTGTCCGGAAGCCGTGAGCAGGTAGACAAATCCGTTGAATTTTTAATTTCAGTCATCAAATAA
- a CDS encoding nuclear transport factor 2 family protein: MKTAKENTAATTELIETYFRKLLVERDIKGIIDLYSDQVDFNIPGNTDVAPWVGRRKNKTEIAEFYDLLVQYLDHQSFIITNRFIQDNQAVITGNLASRVRSSDKVFKSDFSMQFTQENGLITHYLMLEDSYALVEAIKQD; the protein is encoded by the coding sequence ATGAAAACAGCAAAAGAAAACACCGCAGCAACAACAGAATTAATCGAAACCTACTTCAGAAAATTACTGGTAGAACGCGATATTAAAGGAATCATTGACTTATACAGTGATCAGGTAGATTTCAACATTCCGGGTAATACGGATGTCGCTCCATGGGTAGGAAGAAGAAAAAACAAAACTGAAATAGCTGAATTTTATGACCTGCTGGTGCAGTATCTTGACCATCAGTCATTCATAATTACCAATCGGTTTATTCAGGATAACCAGGCCGTGATCACAGGAAATCTGGCTTCCCGGGTGAGAAGTTCAGATAAGGTATTCAAATCTGACTTTTCGATGCAATTTACGCAGGAAAATGGTCTGATCACACATTATCTGATGCTGGAAGACAGTTATGCACTGGTTGAAGCTATAAAACAGGACTAA
- a CDS encoding histidine phosphatase family protein, which produces MKKIVLTAMCVLCGLMLSPALKAQTRIVIIRHGEKQDQNENLSCKGLNRSLKLTSVLYKKIGVPAAIYVPSLSNGNKTMHSRMFQTITPFAVKYSVSINSNFEGTDFAAIAKDIKRRQGTVLLVWNHGNIPALAKALGIKHQKLSWSSADFDSMWIITGSGKDKILKADREGILPGTDCPVF; this is translated from the coding sequence ATGAAAAAGATAGTTTTAACAGCAATGTGTGTATTATGCGGATTGATGTTATCCCCAGCGCTAAAAGCACAAACCAGAATAGTAATTATCCGTCATGGTGAAAAACAGGATCAAAATGAAAACCTGAGCTGTAAAGGGCTTAACCGTTCTTTAAAGTTAACCAGCGTACTCTATAAAAAAATAGGTGTTCCGGCTGCGATCTATGTGCCTTCTTTGAGTAATGGTAATAAAACGATGCATTCACGCATGTTTCAGACTATTACCCCATTTGCAGTTAAGTACAGTGTTAGTATCAACAGCAACTTTGAGGGAACAGATTTTGCTGCAATAGCAAAAGATATCAAACGTCGGCAAGGTACCGTGCTGCTGGTCTGGAACCACGGTAATATCCCTGCGCTTGCCAAAGCCCTCGGAATTAAACATCAGAAACTATCCTGGAGCAGTGCAGACTTTGATTCTATGTGGATTATTACCGGTAGCGGTAAAGATAAAATCCTGAAAGCAGACCGGGAAGGAATTCTGCCCGGTACTGACTGTCCTGTTTTTTAG